A single Curtobacterium sp. MCJR17_020 DNA region contains:
- a CDS encoding APC family permease: protein MSSITKDPASLGAAPAPQRTMRGSLGVTAIVFMVVAAAAPLTVVGGAAPLGMLLGNGVGFPSLYAASAVVLLLFSVGLAAMTRHVPRPGAFFTFVGHGLGRPAGAGAATLALLTYTTIQVSVHGYIGYLLGVTVTGLGGPDIPWYVWSLVVVALVGMLGYRHIDLSSKVLGVMLVGEVGIVLVLVAAIVFRGGADGLSLAPFEPTQIMSGSPGVGLMFAIAAFIGFEATAIFRDEAKDPERTIPRATYTAVIGIGVFYTLASWGLVMAWGPDGILAEVAKDPGSLILTTAAQYIGSAGEAVLNVLLLTSMFACVLSFHNVITRYQHSMANASLLPGRLGDVHRKHASPHTSSLVQTVTAAVLMVLFAVLGLDPVLQVFSWFAGVATLGVAILMAATSLAVIVYFRRNPGDRRVWNTIVAPVLGFLGLVAAAVLIWVNFPTLVGDVDASGASVFGVVSIVLTGLVVVVPVIGVVQAVVLRRRSRSRYEQMLDRLATES, encoded by the coding sequence ATGTCCAGCATCACGAAGGACCCCGCGTCACTCGGAGCCGCACCCGCGCCGCAGCGGACCATGCGCGGCTCGCTCGGCGTCACCGCGATCGTGTTCATGGTCGTCGCGGCCGCCGCCCCGCTCACCGTCGTCGGCGGCGCCGCCCCGCTCGGCATGCTGCTCGGCAACGGCGTCGGGTTCCCGTCGCTCTACGCCGCGTCGGCCGTCGTGCTGCTGCTCTTCTCGGTGGGCCTGGCGGCGATGACCCGGCACGTGCCGCGGCCGGGCGCGTTCTTCACGTTCGTCGGGCACGGGCTCGGTCGTCCGGCCGGCGCGGGAGCCGCCACGCTGGCCCTCCTGACGTACACGACCATCCAGGTCAGCGTGCACGGCTACATCGGGTACCTGCTCGGCGTCACCGTCACGGGTCTCGGCGGACCGGACATCCCCTGGTACGTCTGGTCCCTGGTCGTCGTGGCCCTGGTCGGGATGCTCGGCTACCGGCACATCGACCTGTCGAGCAAGGTGCTCGGCGTGATGCTCGTCGGCGAGGTCGGCATCGTGCTCGTCCTGGTCGCCGCGATCGTGTTCCGCGGCGGAGCCGACGGCCTGTCCCTCGCACCGTTCGAGCCGACCCAGATCATGTCCGGGTCGCCCGGCGTCGGGCTGATGTTCGCCATCGCCGCGTTCATCGGGTTCGAGGCCACCGCGATCTTCCGCGACGAGGCGAAGGACCCGGAGCGGACCATCCCCCGTGCGACGTACACGGCCGTGATCGGCATCGGCGTCTTCTACACGCTCGCGTCGTGGGGGCTCGTGATGGCCTGGGGCCCCGACGGCATCCTCGCCGAGGTCGCGAAGGACCCCGGATCGCTCATCCTCACCACCGCCGCGCAGTACATCGGCAGCGCGGGGGAAGCCGTGCTCAACGTGCTGCTGCTGACGAGCATGTTCGCCTGCGTCCTGTCGTTCCACAACGTGATCACCCGGTACCAGCACTCGATGGCGAACGCGTCGCTGCTGCCCGGCCGGCTCGGCGACGTGCACCGGAAGCACGCGTCCCCGCACACCTCGAGCCTGGTGCAGACCGTCACCGCCGCCGTGCTGATGGTGCTGTTCGCGGTGCTCGGCCTCGACCCGGTGCTGCAGGTGTTCAGCTGGTTCGCCGGCGTCGCCACCCTGGGCGTCGCGATCCTGATGGCCGCGACGAGCCTCGCCGTGATCGTGTACTTCCGCCGCAACCCCGGTGACCGGCGGGTCTGGAACACCATCGTCGCGCCCGTCCTCGGGTTCCTCGGGCTCGTCGCCGCCGCTGTCCTGATCTGGGTGAACTTCCCGACGCTCGTCGGCGACGTCGACGCCTCGGGCGCGAGCGTCTTCGGCGTCGTGAGCATCGTGCTCACCGGCCTGGTCGTCGTCGTTCCCGTCATCGGCGTGGTGCAGGCGGTGGTGCTGCGACGCCGCAGCCGGAGCCGCTACGAGCAGATGCTCGACCGTCTCGCCACCGAGAGCTGA
- a CDS encoding MarR family transcriptional regulator → MPLTVVRREHVHLYAHEPRSEAAKTAVDALLRLQHAEEQQIESARIESGLSKNESLAIRYMLQAHRDGRTMGPKDLAVMLTVSNASVTKLVDALVDKELLVRTAHPTDRRAQVLEPTELAAEKIDASYARFHEAVVGVLDHLSDADNAVLAESLTKISDALAEGLPVPVDEYD, encoded by the coding sequence ATGCCGTTGACCGTCGTCCGTCGAGAGCACGTCCACCTCTACGCCCACGAGCCCCGATCCGAGGCCGCGAAGACCGCCGTCGACGCGCTGCTGCGCCTCCAGCACGCAGAAGAGCAGCAGATCGAGTCCGCACGCATCGAGAGCGGGCTGAGCAAGAACGAGTCGCTGGCGATCCGGTACATGCTCCAGGCGCACCGCGACGGCCGCACCATGGGGCCGAAGGACCTCGCCGTCATGCTGACCGTGTCGAACGCCTCGGTCACGAAGCTCGTGGACGCGCTCGTCGACAAGGAACTCCTGGTCCGCACAGCGCACCCCACCGACCGTCGTGCGCAGGTCCTCGAACCGACCGAACTCGCCGCCGAGAAGATCGATGCCTCGTACGCCCGCTTCCACGAAGCCGTGGTCGGGGTCCTCGACCACCTGTCCGACGCCGACAACGCCGTCCTCGCGGAGTCGCTGACGAAGATCAGCGATGCCCTCGCCGAGGGGCTGCCCGTGCCGGTGGACGAGTACGACTGA
- a CDS encoding primary-amine oxidase, which produces MTITDPTTVTTDAATTTHPLGSLTPDEFTAVRDLVTAQPDWTDTTRFAYVGLEEPHKQEVLAWQAGDGPLPDRTARVMLLDMATGRSTDRVVSITTGAVLRTDVLDGSRGQLPVLIEEFDAVGEIANADERWVAALAKRGLSADEVKCVPLSAGYYDYPEEVGRRILRVLAFKQDHPADHVWAHPVDGLSAYVDAANRAVTRIVDVADMPVPTTSGNFDDPAMQGEPLDLKPIVITQPEGPSFRVDGEFVEWANWRFQVGFDAREGLVLRQLSWQDGERLRPIVYRASIDEMLVPYGDPSPVRFWQNYFDTGEYLFGRFTNSLELGCDCVGEIQYFDAVLADELGNPQTIRNGICMHEEDFGTLWKHGDIYTGSQEVRRSRRLVISFFTTVGNYDYGFYWYLYLDGTIECEAKLTGVLFTSSYPGRSESGDDYPYASEVAPGLGAPYHQHLFSARLDMMVDGLSNAVDEVDAVRVPVGPGNEHGNAFTKSVTRIASESSSGRLADASKARTWFVSNTQERNHLDRPTGYVLYPQDAPVLLADDSSSVAARAEFARKHLYVTQYDPAERFAAGDFVHQNPGGDGVARYVEGDRPLDGEDIVLWHTFGPTHFPRPEDWPVMPVDHAKFTLKPYGFFPRNPALNVPAAIGATAASHCSHRASGGVEAAHDAVAHDHGHGH; this is translated from the coding sequence ATGACGATCACCGACCCGACCACCGTGACCACCGACGCAGCCACCACCACGCACCCGCTCGGCAGCCTGACGCCCGATGAGTTCACCGCCGTCCGCGACCTCGTCACGGCGCAGCCGGACTGGACCGACACCACCCGCTTCGCCTACGTCGGCCTCGAGGAGCCGCACAAGCAGGAGGTCCTGGCGTGGCAGGCCGGCGACGGCCCCCTGCCGGACCGCACGGCCCGGGTGATGCTGCTCGACATGGCGACCGGTCGCTCCACCGACCGCGTCGTGTCGATCACCACCGGCGCGGTGCTGCGGACCGACGTGCTGGACGGGTCCCGTGGCCAGCTGCCTGTCCTGATCGAGGAGTTCGACGCCGTCGGCGAGATCGCGAACGCGGACGAGCGCTGGGTCGCTGCCCTGGCGAAGCGCGGACTGTCCGCCGACGAGGTCAAGTGCGTGCCGCTGTCCGCCGGGTACTACGACTACCCGGAAGAGGTCGGTCGGCGCATCCTGCGCGTGCTCGCCTTCAAGCAGGACCACCCGGCCGACCACGTGTGGGCGCACCCCGTCGACGGCCTGTCGGCGTACGTCGACGCCGCGAACCGGGCCGTCACGCGGATCGTGGACGTGGCGGACATGCCCGTGCCGACCACCTCGGGGAACTTCGACGACCCGGCGATGCAGGGCGAACCGCTCGACCTCAAGCCGATCGTCATCACCCAGCCCGAGGGGCCGTCGTTCCGCGTCGACGGCGAGTTCGTCGAGTGGGCGAACTGGCGGTTCCAGGTCGGCTTCGACGCCCGCGAGGGACTCGTGCTCCGCCAGCTCTCGTGGCAGGACGGCGAGCGGCTGCGCCCGATCGTGTACCGGGCGTCGATCGACGAGATGCTCGTGCCGTACGGCGACCCGTCTCCGGTGCGGTTCTGGCAGAACTACTTCGACACCGGCGAGTACCTGTTCGGGCGGTTCACGAACTCGCTCGAGCTCGGCTGCGACTGCGTCGGCGAGATCCAGTACTTCGACGCCGTCCTGGCCGACGAGCTCGGCAACCCGCAGACCATCCGCAACGGCATCTGCATGCACGAGGAGGACTTCGGCACGCTCTGGAAGCACGGCGACATCTACACGGGCTCGCAGGAGGTCCGTCGGTCCCGGCGCCTGGTGATCTCGTTCTTCACCACCGTCGGCAACTACGACTACGGCTTCTACTGGTACCTGTACCTGGACGGCACGATCGAGTGCGAGGCGAAGCTCACCGGCGTGCTCTTCACCAGCTCGTACCCGGGGCGATCGGAGTCCGGCGATGACTACCCGTACGCATCCGAGGTCGCCCCCGGCCTCGGTGCCCCGTACCACCAGCACCTGTTCTCGGCGCGGCTCGACATGATGGTCGACGGGCTGTCGAACGCCGTGGACGAGGTCGACGCCGTGCGGGTGCCGGTCGGGCCGGGCAACGAGCACGGCAACGCGTTCACGAAGTCGGTGACCCGGATCGCGTCGGAGTCGTCGTCGGGTCGTCTCGCCGACGCGTCCAAGGCGCGCACGTGGTTCGTCTCGAACACCCAGGAGCGCAACCACCTCGACCGCCCCACCGGCTACGTGCTGTACCCGCAGGACGCCCCCGTGCTGCTCGCCGACGACTCGTCCTCCGTCGCCGCCCGTGCCGAGTTCGCCCGCAAGCACCTGTACGTCACGCAGTACGACCCGGCGGAGCGCTTCGCCGCCGGCGACTTCGTGCACCAGAACCCCGGCGGCGACGGGGTCGCCCGCTACGTCGAGGGGGACCGACCGCTCGACGGCGAGGACATCGTGCTCTGGCACACCTTCGGCCCGACGCACTTCCCGCGGCCCGAGGACTGGCCCGTCATGCCGGTCGACCACGCCAAGTTCACGCTCAAGCCGTACGGGTTCTTCCCGCGGAACCCGGCGCTCAACGTGCCGGCCGCGATCGGTGCGACCGCGGCGTCGCACTGCTCGCACCGAGCGTCCGGTGGCGTCGAGGCGGCGCACGACGCCGTCGCACACGACCACGGGCACGGACACTGA